The Drosophila teissieri strain GT53w chromosome X, Prin_Dtei_1.1, whole genome shotgun sequence genome has a segment encoding these proteins:
- the LOC122623067 gene encoding integrator complex subunit 4, translating to MALAIKKRLGTYVETVDGAPAVKKLRLQTLAADAKAGKAGNAERKLTALSQLDAYVGNLPAGALVLPTGAPVAPTGAPSSAALGNPPAATATGAPQMTAGNSRELLELLVKITDEISYEDVELGELKEVANKIFQLYQLQERDSDTSIRVKLLELLSGLGCECATEQAVTLIIDYFIFLLRKEVSQKVLAQGMMCLFRIGERRKHLVPISYNTQVAHLAKEQLRSGSTHTQKNAMLVIGRFATKMEGERHYVWKLAFYIDSQDSGVRAQALHALLTLGERGSQLPAVLYKRAVEAMKDDYECVRKEALRLVFMLGNRHPDYIIPSDRQQEELRMIDAAFSKVCEALCDLSLQIRVLAAELLGGMTAVSREFLHQTLDKKLMSNLRRKRTAHERGARLVASGEWSSGKRWADDAPQEHLDARSISIIASGACGALIHGLEDEFLEVRTAAVSSMCKLALSRPDFAVTSLDFLVDMFNDEIEDVRLKAIYSLTAIARHIVLREDQLEIMLGSLEDYSVDVREGLHLMLGACRVSTQTCLLMVVQKLLDVLAKYPQDRHSTYACMRKIGQKHPHLVMAVAVHLLYVHPFFETPERDVEDPAYLCVLILVFNAAEHLVPIISLLPTATHRHYAYLRDSMPKLVPQLPIEGASSASATHRIDSAMRQAGSSAEYLQMILSHIEEIFTMTDERVELLQTAQSNLQRLGAIDAGMYGTSNFLETFLAAQIQIEQMQRCASTQRSRVPLKESLAALIRNCLKLQHTFSGLNYGDILQVKQLRLRACALHLVLVVRDRSQSALGPCQMLLQTAGDISEFIKANTKDEEEKPPMGALPLIEPDISMKEPVSRDAQPDSFTRQLLSKLDGISDPKPGRVFREILPLVQQAPPLALPPANDKIRRCVANILEPCPLQSQDNVIKVTAGLIAAVPFVAEIDNLLESQKADMRIKIKYPDQHMHTVVPKQSDFKPIMTEQGEHETNVRLRTTILLSHSVWTESSLVEIQLCLAVRPGSELELCKPAKVLFAPKPVRRGI from the exons GGGCGCCGGCGGTGAAGAAGCTGCGCCTGCAAACACTGGCCGCCGATGCCAAAGCCGGAAAAGCGGGCAATGCGGAGCGCAAGCTGACGGCACTCAGCCAACTGGACGCCTATGTGGGCAACCTGCCCGCCGGAGCCTTGGTCCTGCCCACTGGAGCACCTGTTGCTCCAACGGGCGCCCCGTCCTCCGCTGCCCTCGGAAATCCACCGGCCGCGACTGCGACGGGAGCTCCTCAAATGACGGCCGGCAATAGCAGGGAACTGCTGGAGCTGTTGGTGAAGATCACCGATGAGATATCCTACGAGGACGTGGAATTGGGCGAGCTCAAGGAGGTGGCCAACAAGATCTTTCAACTGTATCAGCTGCAGGAGCGCGATAGCGACACCTCCATCCGGGTGAAGCTGCTCGAACTGCTGTCCGGATTGGGATGCGAGTGTGCCACCGAGCAGGCGGTCACCCTGATCATCGACTACTTTATCTTTTTGCTGAGGAAGGAAGTGTCGCAGAAGGTGCTCGCCCAGGGCATGATGTGCCTGTTCCGGATCGGAGAGCGCAGAAAGCACCTGGTGCCCATCTCGTACAACACCCAGGTGGCTCAtctggccaaggagcagctgcGCTCCGGTTCGACGCATACACAAAAGAACGCCATGCTGGTGATCGGTCGGTTTGCCACCAAAATGGAGGGCGAGCGTCATTACGTATGGAAGTTGGCCTTCTACATCGACTCCCAGGACTCGGGCGTCCGTGCCCAGGCGCTGCACGCACTGCTGACCCTCGGCGAGCGGGGATCCCAGCTGCCGGCGGTGCTCTACAAGCGTGCCGTCGAGGCCATGAAGGATGACTACGAGTGCGTGCGTAAGGAGGCCCTGCGGCTGGTCTTCATGCTGGGCAACCGGCATCCGGACTACATTATACCCTCGGACCgccagcaggaggagctgcgcATGATAGATGCTGCCTTCAGCAAGGTCTGCGAAGCCTTGTGCGATCTCTCGCTGCAGATTCGCGTGCTCGCAGCGGAGCTGCTCGGTGGGATGACCGCCGTAAGCAGGGAGTTTCTGCACCAGACACTGGACAAAAAGCTGATGAGCAATCTGCGCCGCAAGCGGACAGCGCACGAGAGAGGTGCCCGCCTGGTGGCCAGCGGAGAGTGGTCATCGGGCAAACGGTGGGCGGACGATGCGCCGCAAGAGCACCTAGATGCCCGGAGCATTTCGATTATAGCCAGCGGCGCCTGTGGCGCCCTTATCCATGGCCTGGAGGATGAGTTCTTGGAGGTGCGTACTGCGGCAGTGTCTTCCATGTGCAAGCTAGCCCTCTCCCGGCCGGATTTCGCGGTGACCAGCCTGGACTTCCTCGTGGACATGTTCAACGACGAGATCGAGGATGTGCGGTTGAAGGCCATCTACAGCTTGACGGCCATTGCCAGGCACATAGTGCTGCGCGAGGATCAGCTGGAGATAATGCTTGGTTCGCTGGAGGATTACTCGGTGGACGTGCGCGAGGGACTACATCTCATGCTGGGCGCCTGCAGAGTGTCCACACAAACGTGCCTGCTAATGGTGGTGCAAAAGCTGCTGGATGTGCTGGCCAAGTATCCGCAGGATCGTCACTCCACCTACGCCTGCATGCGCAAGATTGGCCAGAAGCATCCGCACTTGGTGATGGCGGTCGCCGTCCATCTGCTTTACGTGCATCCCTTCTTCGAGACGCCCGAACGTGATGTCGAGGATCCAGCGTATCTGTGCGTCCTGATACTCGTCTTTAATGCGGCGGAACACCTGGTGCCTATTATCAGTTTGCTGCCCACAGCGACTCATCGCCATTACGCCTATCTGAGAGACTCGATGCCGAAGCTGGTGCCACAGTTGCCCATCGAGGGTGCATCTTCGGCGAGTGCCACGCACAGAATTGATTCGGCCATGCGCCAAGCAGGCAGTTCGGCGGAGTACCTGCAGATGATTCTCAGTCACATCGAGGAGATCTTCACCATGACCGACGAGCGCGTGGAGCTACTCCAGACTGCCCAGTCCAATCTGCAG CGCCTGGGAGCCATCGATGCGGGCATGTACGGCACCTCAAACTTTCTGGAGACCTTCTTGGCGGCCCAGATCCAGATCGAGCAGATGCAGCGGTGCGCCAGCACGCAAAGGAGCAGGGTTCCCTTAAAGGAATCGCTGGCAGCGCTCATCCGTAACTGCCTCAAGCTGCAGCACACGTTCTCCGGCCTCAATTACGGAGATATCTTGCAGGTGAAGCAGCTCCGCCTGAGGGCGTGCGCCCTGCACTTGGTCCTCGTGGTCAGGGATCGCTCGCAGAGTGCCTTGGGTCCGTGCCAGATGCTATTGCAAACCGCCGGCGATATAAGTGAGTTCATCAAGGCGAATACCAAGGATGAGGAGGAGAAGCCACCGATGGGAGCTTTGCCATTGATAGAGCCCGATATCTCAATGAAAGAGCCGGTCAGCAGGGATGCACAGCCGGATAGCTTCACCCGCCAGTTGCTAAGCAAACTGGATGGCATATCGGACCCCAAACCGGGCCGCGTCTTTCGCGAGATTCTGCCGCTGGTCCAGCAGGCTCCTCCGCTGGCACTGCCACCCGCCAATGACAAAATACGCCGCTGTGTGGCTAATATCCTCGAGCCGTGTCCGCTGCAATCGCAGGACAATGTGATTAAGGTTACGGCGGGCCTGATAGCAGCCGTTCCCTTTGTGGCGGAAATCGACAATCTGCTGGAGTCCCAAAAGGCGGACATGAGGATCAAGATCAAGTATCCGGACCAGCACATGCACACGGTGGTGCCGAAGCAGAGTGACTTCAAGCCCATTATGACGGAGCAGGGCGAGCACGAGACCAATGTGCGCCTGCGCACCACAATCCTGCTGTCGCACAGCGTTTGGACGGAGTCGTCGCTGGTGGAGATCCAGCTGTGCCTGGCCGTGCGCCCCGGCAGCGAACTGGAGCTCTGCAAGCCGGCCAAGGTGCTCTTCGCACCCAAACCAGTCAGGCGGGGCATTTAG